The nucleotide sequence CTGCGCACGGTGAACGGGCAGTGGGTGGATGAGGTCGCCCTGCGCCAGGCCTCTGCGGTCAACGAACGCCTCCCCTCCACGGTGACCGGCCTGCTCGCCTCGGCCACCCTCATCACCTGCGCGGCCTCCGCTGTGATCTCACTGATCCTGGCCGCCTCGAACCGCCGCTGGATCCCGCTGGTGATCGCCGTGCTCACCGCGGTGCCGGCCCTGGCCTCCGTCCAGCTGCTCAAGCACAGCCTGCTGGACAAGACCGCCTACGGGATCCAGGAGTCGGCCCAGAACTCCCTGCCCTCCGGGCACACCGCCGCAGCAGCGGCAGCCGTGGCGGTCGTCGTCATGGTCGCTCCCGCGCGCCAGCGCAAGGCGTGGGCGCTGCTGGGCGCTGCGGCAGTCACTGTGGCCGGGGTGGGGACGGTCATCAACGGCTGGCACCGGCCCGCCGATGCCGCCGTGTCCGTGCTGCTGGTCGCCGGCTGGTTCGTGCTCGGATCCCTGGTGCTGCGCGCGCTGATCCCGGCCGAGCCCTGGGTCCCGCAGCGCGGCCTCACGCTGCTGGTCCTGTTCGTGCTGGGGGCCGGGCTCACGATCCTGGCCTTGACGGCTCAGCAGACGATCCCGGCACCGGGCCTGGCACTGGCCTTCGGCGCCCTGGGCGTGCTGAGCGCGTCCCTGCTCTCGGCCCAGCAGATGGTGCGGGCTATGCGCCCGCGCCGGCGATGACGGCCAGCCGGTCCAGCAGGATCCTGGAGGCCGCCGCCCCGTAGGGCAGCTGGTACAGCGCGGCGGTCACCGGACCGGCGGCGTCCTGCACCGGGGCCGCAGGCGCATCCAGGCGCTCGATCGCCGCGGCCATGTTCTCGGCCATGTCCCGCACCGCGCCGCGCGATACCGGGGAGCCGTGGCCCGGCACGACCACCGAGTAGCGCTCCAGATCCGCGATCTGCTCCAGGGCCCGCACCCATTCGCGCGGATAGGCGTCCTCGAAGGCCGGATCCGCGCCCTGCTCCACCACGTCGCCGGCGAACAGGACCTCGTCCACGCCCGCGAAGATGTCGTTGTCCGTGTGCGCCCGTCCCACCGAGAACACGACCACGTGCCGACCGCCCAGGTCGATCCGGCTCAGCGCGGGGCGCAGACCGGTGCCGGGCAGGTGCCGCTGCGGCACCACGATCCGCGTCCCCAGACCCTTGCCCTCCCCCATCTCCGGCTCCAGGACTCCCACGAAGGAGCGCTGGAAGTCGCCGTGGGTGCCGATGGCCGCGGCGGCGTCGCGGTGCGACCAGAACTCGGTGACTCCGGCCCGCTCGAAGACCGCGTTGCCCATGTAGTGGTCGTAGTGGGCGTGGGTGTTCAGCACCACGAGCGGCAGCTGGGTCACCGTGCGCACGGCCTCGAGGATCTCGCGCCCCTGCCGCGGCCCGGCGCCGGTGTCGATCACGAGCGCGCGCGAGGACCCCACGACCAGGCCCGAGTTCAGGCGCCAGTTCTCCGTGGTGATGACATGGATGTCGTCGCCGACTTCGCTGAGGGAGCTCACCCATCCAGCGTACGGTGCCGCACCGCGCGTGGCCTACGGTGGTGGCCATGCTGAGCCGCGGATCCGGGCGCTACGCGCCCTCCCCCTCCGGGGACCTCCACCTGGGCAACCTGCGCACCGCCGTGCTGGCCTGGGCGATCGCCCGCGCCGACGGCCGCGGGTTCGCGCTGCGCTTCGAGGACCTCGACCGCGTCAAGGAGGGCGCGGCCGAGCGCCAGCTCGAGGACCTGGCCGCGATAGGCCTGGACTGGCAGGAGCCCGTGCTCGTGCAGTCGCAGCGGATCCCGGCGCACCTCCAGGCCGTCGACAGGCTGCGCGAGCGCGATCTGGTCTACGAGTGCTTCTGCACGCGCCGCGAGATCCGCGAGGAGATCGAGGCCTCAGGCGGCGCGCCGCACGGGGCGCCGGGGGCCTATCCGGGCACCTGCCGCGATCTGACGCCCGCCCAGCGCGATGCCCGCCGCGCCGAGCGCCCGGCCGCGCTGCGACTGCGCGCCCAGACGGATTCTGCGACCGTCCGCGACCGCCTGCTGGGCGAGCACACCGCTGCCGTCGACGACTTCGTTCTCGTGCGCAACGACGGCCGCCCCGCCTACAACCTCGCGGTCGTCGTCGACGACGCCCATCAGGGCGTCGATCAGGTGGTGCGCGGCGACGACCTGCTGTCCTCCGCGCCCAGGCAGGCCCATCTGGCGCAGCTGCTCGGGCTGCCCGAGCCGCAGTGGATCCACGTCCCCCTCGTGCTCAATCCCGACGGCGACCGCCTGGCCAAGCGCGACGGCGCCGTGAGCCTGGCGGACCTGCGCGGCCTGGGCGTGGGGCCGGGTGAGGCGATGGGCTGGATCGGAGCCTCCCTGGGGCTCGGCGACAACATCCGCACGGCTTCCGATGTGCTCCAGCGCTTCGACGAGGTGCGCCTGGACCAGGGCCCCTGGATCCTGGACCCCCCGCGCCGGGCCGCCGAGACCGGCTGAGCGACGCCCCGACACCACCTGGACACAACCTGTCAAGCATTTCATCGCCCCAGGTCAGAGCGGCATATCTGCGTCATATCGGGGGGGCGCTGAGCGACCTTCCCGTATCCTTTCAGTCGTTTTGTCCGCGCTTGGGCGCTGCCTCGCACTCGCCCACCGCGGTCCGGGCTGCTGCTCTTCCGCAGCCCGACCCGCAGGACCGCACGATCTCGCGCGACCCGCTTGAGCGGCCCCGCTGCCCCGCAACCCCCGCACTTCCCGCACTTCCCGATTCGGAGAACACGCCCGGACGATCGATGGACGCCGCTGCGCGCCCCATCCGCACCGAGGCGGAGAGGAACCCCATGATCGAAGCAGGATCCGGCTTCTGGTGGATGATGGCCGCCATCGCCCTGTACTTCCTGGCGATGGTCGGCATAGGCCTCTGGGCGTCCACGCGCACCAATGACAAGGACGACTACATGATCGGCGGGCGCGATCTGCCCGCCCCGGTCGCCGCGCTGTCCGCCGGCGCCTCCGACATGTCCGGCTGGCTGCTCATGGGCCTGCCCGGAGCGCTCTACCTCGGCGGCATGGCACAGTCCTGGATCGCCATCGGCCTGACGTTGGGCGCTTGGGTCAACTGGAAGGTCGTGGCCCCGCGACTGCGCCTGTTCACCGAGCAGTATGGCAATGCCATCACCCTCCCCTCCTACTTCGGCAACCGCCTGGTGCGCGGCGGCCGGATGCTGCGGGTGGTCTCGGGACTGGTCATCCTCATCTTCTTCACGTTCTACATCTCCTCCGGCATGGTCGCCGGCGGCAACTTCGCGGCGGCCTCGTTCGGCGGTGCCCTCGAGGAGAGCTTCGGCTGGTCCAACAGCGAGACCTACCTGATCGGCATGCTGGTCATCGCCGCGGTCACGATCCTCTACACGCTGATCGGCGGATTCCTGGGCGCCAGCTTCACCGACTTCGTGCAGGGCACCCTGATGTTCCTGGCCCTGCTGGCGGTGCCCGTCGTGACCATGATCATCGCCGGCGGCCCGGCGACCATCGTCCAGCGCGTGGACGAGGTTCACCCCGGCGCCTGGAACCTCTTCGACTGGAGCGCGGCCGGCGGCGTCATCGGCGCGATCTCGCTGTTCGCCTGGTTCCTCGGCTACTTCGGCCAGCCGCACATCCTGGTGCGCTTCATGGCCCTGCGCAGCCACCACGAGGCCGTCTCCGGGCGCCGCTGGAACATCGTGTGGATGGCCCTGTGCGTGATCGGCGCGATCCTCACCGCCCTGTTCGCGATCCCGCTGGTGGAGCGCGGACGCGTGAGCCTCACCAACTCGGAGACTGCCGAGACCGTGTTCCTGGACTCCGCGATCGGCCTGTTCCCGGCGTTCGTGGCCGGGCTCGTGCTGGCCGCCGTGCTCGCCGCGATCATGTCCACGCTGTCCTCGCAGCTCGTGGTCACCGCCTCCGCGTTCGTGGAGGACCTCATGCTGCTGCTGCGCCGCCGCCCTCTGACCGGCCGCTCGTCGCTGTGGGTCTCCCGCGCCGCCGTGTTCGTCGTGGCGGTCGTCGCCGCGCTCATGGCCCTGAACCCGTCCGAATCGATCCTGGCCCTGGTCGGCTTCGCCTGGGCCGGCTTCGGCGCGGCCTTCGGCCCGATCGTGCTGCTGTCGCTGTACTGGAAGAAGCTCACCGGCTACGGCGCCACCGCCTCCATGGTGGTCGGCGCGGCCGTCGTGCTGATCTGGCCCTCGACCCCGTGGGCGGATCTGTACGAGATCATCCCTGGCTTCGCCGCCGCGCTCATCGTGGCCGTGCTGGTCTCCCTGGCCACCTACAGCAACGAGCCGGGCATCGACGACCACTTCGACGCCGCCGTCGCCCGCTCCCGCGAGGGCCTGCCGGAGGACGACTCCGAGCTCGAAGCTCCCCGTGCCGCAGGTGCGGCCTCGGCGCCGGCCCAGGCCGGTGCGAGCTCTGCTCAGGACGCGGACGGCTCCGCTCGGGCCACCGGCGCCGCCGAGGGCGGCACCCCGCCCGCACCGTGGGCGCACAACGGCTGAGCGATCCAGCTGCGCTGAAGCCTCAGGGGGCCCGGGACGATGAGCATCGTCCCGGGCCCCCTGTCCGACTCCGGGCCAGGTCCCGGCAGAGCCTCCCGCGCCGCTGCCGGCTTCAGCCGCGCCGACGGGTCCTGGCGGTGGCCTGGGCGGCCCACGGGTCCTCCGGCCACGGGTGCTTGGGATAGCGCCCGCGCATCTCGGCGCGGACCTGGCGGTACGGCCCGTCCCAGAACGAGGCCAGATCGGCCGTGATCGCCAGCTCCCGCCCGGCCGGGGAGAGCAGGTGGAAGAGCACCGGCAGACGACCGTCGAGCAGCCGGGGCGACTCCGCCAGGCCGAAGCACTCCTGGAGCTTGACCCGCACGATCGGCTGCGGGACCTGCCCGCGCCCGCTGCCGGCCTGCTCCTCCTGGTCGGTGAGCGCGACCTCCTCGGACTCCCACTGCTGCGGCCACAGGATCCGGTGCGAGGCGCCCGATGGCACGGCCAGCCGCTGCGGGGCCAGGTCCTCGAAGCGCGAGGCCTCCGGCCAGGGCAGCAGCCGTCGCAGAGCCGAGACGGTGTCGATCGAGCGCACCGAGGCCCCTCGTGCCAGCGCCGCGAGCTCCGGGCCGAGCCAGACCTGCGCCTGGGCTCCCAGGGAGTCGTCGTCCATGGCCGGCCAGGGCCCGCCCAGGTGCCGGTGGCAGGCCGCCATCCGAGCGCGCAGCTGCAGCGCCTGCTCGGACATCTCCAGCAGCGCCGGGCCCTGCTCCTCGAGCGCACGGCCGATCGCCTCGGCGGCCTGCTCGGGGTCCGGGCGCGCCGGGGTGGCCGCGAGCTCGATGGCCCCCAGCGACTCGACGTCGCGAGCCCTGGCCCGCCCGTCGACGAAGCGCACGGACAGCTCGCGCCGGTGCAGTCGACCCGCGGCGCGCTCGGCCGTGGCCCGCTCCAGCCCGGCGGCAGCGCGGATCAGGGCCCCGGTGCCCGCGGCGGCCGAGGCCTGCGAGCGCGTGACATCGGCGACGGCCAGCCACTGCTCGTGGACCAGCGGGGACTCGCGAGGCAGGCCGGCGCGGGTCCCCGAGGCCAGCAGCCACTGCTCGCCGCGCTCATCCATCCGCCGGGCGATCCGCTCGGGGAAGGCCAGGCCCACCACCAGCCCGAGGACCTCCTGGGCATCGGCAGGGGCGTGAGCGGCGGGCTCTCGGCTCGCCTCGGGATCGGCTCGTCGCCGCTGCGGCTCGGGGCCAGGCGACTCGCCCGACGGCTCCACAGCCGTTCCCGCGATCAGCGAGCGCAGCCGTCGAGCCTCGGCCTGCCAGCGCCGGGAGCCCGGATGCTGCCCGCGGCGCAGCTCGCGCAGCAGACCGGCGAGGTCGCCGTCGGGGGCCCGGTGGTCGTCGGCGACGGCCGCCACGATCTCGGCGGCCGTGGACTCCTCCACCGACTGTGCGCCGACGAGCAGAGCGCGGCCCCAGCGCGGATCCAGCGGCAGCCCCGCCAGGCGGCGGCCGACGGCAGTGGGACGCAGGTCCTCGTCGAGGGCCTCCAGCGAGCGCAGCGTGCGGTGAGCATCGGCCAGGGCCCGGGGCGCAGGCGGATCCAGCAGGGCCATGCCCTTGCCTCCCGGGGCTCCCCAGCAGGACAGCACGAGTGCTGCGGAGGTCAGATCGGCCGTGCGGATCTCCGGGACGGCGCGCTCGGGCATGGCCGCCCACGCCGACTCGTCGTAGCAGCGCACGACCGCTCCGGGACCGGTGCGCGCGGCACGGCCCGCCCGCTGCCGTCCCGAGGCCCGAGAGGCCGAGACCGTGACGAGCCCGGACATGCGGCGCACCGCGTCCCTGCGCGGCTCGCGCGAGAGACCGGCATCGATCACCAGGCGCACTCCGGGCACCGTCAGCGAGGACTCGGCCAGGGCCGTGGAGACAACGATCCGGGGGCGGCCGTCCGGCTCGCGCCCGGCCACCGCGAGGTTCTGCTCGTGCGCGGGGATGCGCCCATGCAGCTCGAGCACCTCGGCCTCCGAGAGCTCCCGGAGCCGAGCAGCCACGTGGGAGACCTCCCCGGCTCCGGGCAGGAAGACGAGGGCGTCGAGGCCAGGGTCCTGGGCCAGGCCGCGCTCGTGCTCCCGATGCGCCGTGCGGGCCACGTGGTCCAGGAACTCCCGCCGCACGCCGCGCTCGTCGAGCCGCGGCCCCGTCCCCGGAGCCCAGCGGACCTCGAGGGGGTGCTCGACCGCCCGGCTGTCCACGAGCGGGACCTCGTCCAGCCCGAGCGCCTGCCCGATCAGGTCGCGGAAGGATCCGGCGTCGAGGGTGGCGGACATGACGATCAGGGCCAGGTCCTCGCGCAGCTGCCGCAGCTCCAGGACCATGCCCAGCAGCAGGTCGATCTCCAGGCCGCGCTCGTGGACCTCGTCGAGCACGATCGCTCGGGTCCCGCTCAGCTCCGGGTCCGCCAGCAGGCGCCCGATCAGCACGCCCGGGGTCACGAACTCGATGGCGGTCCCCGAGCCGACCTCGCGCTGCCCGCGCACGGTGAGCCCGGACAGCTCGCCGAGCCTCGTTCCGCTCAGCTGGGCCAGCCGCTGGGCCGCGGCCCCCGCGGCCACCCGCCGCGGCTGCACGACGACGACCCTGCTGCGCGCATCCGCCCCGAGCTCGAGGGCCGCCGCCGGCGGGGCGAGCGTGGTCTTGCCGGTGCCCGGAGGCGCCTCCACGACGGCGACTCCGTGGCCGGCCAGCGCCGCCCGCAGCCGCGGGACGGCCTGCGCGAAGGGCAGGTCCGCGCCGAGGCGCTCGAGGTCCAGATCCATCATCCGGCCAGTCTCCCATCTGCCGTGCGGCAGCAGCTCCGCGGGCGTCGACGGCCCCAGCGGGCCCGTTCCGGCGTCGGCGAGCGCTCGTAGACTGGCCGCTGTGAACGACTCCAGCGCATCCCAGCTCTCCCGCCAGGTCTCCGAGATCTTCGATCCCGTGCAGTGGCGCACGGTCGAGGGGTTCGAGGACCTGACGGACATCACCTACCACCGCGGCGTCCAGCGCGGACCCGACGGCGCCCTCGAGCGCGACCTGCCCTGGGTCCGGGTGGCCTTCGACCGCCCCGAGGTCCGCAATGCCTTCCGCCCGGGGACGGTGGACGAGCTCTACCGCGTGCTCGATCATGCCCGCATGAGCTCGGACGTGGGCGCCGTGATCCTCACCGGCAACGGCCCGTCGGCCAAGGACGGCGGCTGGGCCTTCTGCTCGGGTGGCGATCAGCGCATCCGCGGCCGCGACGGCTACCGCTACGCCGAGGGCGAGACCGCCGAGTCGGTGGATCCGGCCCGCGCCGGGCGCCTGCACATCCTGGAGGTCCAGCGTCTGATCCGCACCATGCCCAAGCCCGTGATCGCCGCGGTCTCCGGCTGGGCAGCAGGCGGCGGGCACTCCCTGCACGTGGTCTGCGACCTCACGCTGGCCTCGGCAGAGCACGGGAGGTTCAAGCAGACCGACGCCACCGTCGGCTCCTTCGACGCCGGCTACGGTTCCGCCTTGCTGGCCCGCCAGGTGGGTCAGAAGAACGCCCGCGAGATCTTCTTCCTGGCCCGCGAGTACTCCGCCCAGGACATGCACCGCATGGGCGCGGTCAACGAGGTCGTGGAGCACTCCGAGCTCGAGGCCACGGCCATCGAGTGGTGCCGGATGATCTGCGCGCAGTCCCCGCAGGCGATCCGCATGCTCAAGTACGCCTTCAACCTCCCGGACGACGGCATGGTCGGGCAGCAGGTCTTCGCCGGTGAGGCCACGCGCCTGGCCTACATGACCGACGAGGCCGTCGAGGGCCGCGATGCCTTCCTGGGCAAGCGCGATCCCGATTGGTCGTCCTACCCGTACTACTTCTGATCCCCGTGGCGGACACCTCCTCTGCGGAGCAGGAGCTGCCCGGTCGCGCGATGCCGGCGCCGCGCACCGCGGACCTGCCTTCGGACGCCGTTGTCCTCGACGGCCCTCAGGCCCTGCCCGGGCTCGGCGGTGCGGCCGGTCTGCTCGAGCGGCTCCGGGATGCGCTGTCGCGGCCCGGTCCGGCCGTCGTCGTCTCGACCTCGGGCTCGACCGGGCGCCCCAAGGCCACGGTGCTCGAGGCGCAGTCGCTGCGCGCCTCCGGACAGGCCACAGCCGTGCGCACCGGCGGGCACGGCCAGTGGCTGCTGTGCCTGCCCGCGCACTACGTGGCCGGTGTCCAGGTCCTGGCCCGATCGGCACTTGCAGGGACCGAGCCGGTGATCATGGACGACGGACCCTTCCGCGCCGAGGCCTTCGCGGGCGCCGCCGAGAGGATGACGGGCGAGGTCCGGCACGTCTCGCTCGTGCCGACCCAGCTCTCCCGACTGGTCGAGGTCGCAGACGACCCGGCAGGCGGGCGCGCGGTGCGCCGGGCGCTGGCATCCTTCGACTCGGTGCTGCTCGGAGGCTCGGCGGCCTCGCGCGTGCTGCTCGAGCGCGCCCGCGCCCTGGGGGCCCGCGTGGCC is from Kocuria palustris and encodes:
- a CDS encoding phosphatase PAP2 family protein; translated protein: MRPDTAQETRLVAGVPAPTAPLQRQQVWAPQRIDDRPDYPGQAAYQYGGEHRPQPRRDLTVGSAVGQLVRAGVLFALAGLIAWAALRTVNGQWVDEVALRQASAVNERLPSTVTGLLASATLITCAASAVISLILAASNRRWIPLVIAVLTAVPALASVQLLKHSLLDKTAYGIQESAQNSLPSGHTAAAAAAVAVVVMVAPARQRKAWALLGAAAVTVAGVGTVINGWHRPADAAVSVLLVAGWFVLGSLVLRALIPAEPWVPQRGLTLLVLFVLGAGLTILALTAQQTIPAPGLALAFGALGVLSASLLSAQQMVRAMRPRRR
- a CDS encoding MBL fold metallo-hydrolase, giving the protein MSSLSEVGDDIHVITTENWRLNSGLVVGSSRALVIDTGAGPRQGREILEAVRTVTQLPLVVLNTHAHYDHYMGNAVFERAGVTEFWSHRDAAAAIGTHGDFQRSFVGVLEPEMGEGKGLGTRIVVPQRHLPGTGLRPALSRIDLGGRHVVVFSVGRAHTDNDIFAGVDEVLFAGDVVEQGADPAFEDAYPREWVRALEQIADLERYSVVVPGHGSPVSRGAVRDMAENMAAAIERLDAPAAPVQDAAGPVTAALYQLPYGAAASRILLDRLAVIAGAGA
- the gluQRS gene encoding tRNA glutamyl-Q(34) synthetase GluQRS, translated to MLSRGSGRYAPSPSGDLHLGNLRTAVLAWAIARADGRGFALRFEDLDRVKEGAAERQLEDLAAIGLDWQEPVLVQSQRIPAHLQAVDRLRERDLVYECFCTRREIREEIEASGGAPHGAPGAYPGTCRDLTPAQRDARRAERPAALRLRAQTDSATVRDRLLGEHTAAVDDFVLVRNDGRPAYNLAVVVDDAHQGVDQVVRGDDLLSSAPRQAHLAQLLGLPEPQWIHVPLVLNPDGDRLAKRDGAVSLADLRGLGVGPGEAMGWIGASLGLGDNIRTASDVLQRFDEVRLDQGPWILDPPRRAAETG
- the putP gene encoding sodium/proline symporter PutP, encoding MIEAGSGFWWMMAAIALYFLAMVGIGLWASTRTNDKDDYMIGGRDLPAPVAALSAGASDMSGWLLMGLPGALYLGGMAQSWIAIGLTLGAWVNWKVVAPRLRLFTEQYGNAITLPSYFGNRLVRGGRMLRVVSGLVILIFFTFYISSGMVAGGNFAAASFGGALEESFGWSNSETYLIGMLVIAAVTILYTLIGGFLGASFTDFVQGTLMFLALLAVPVVTMIIAGGPATIVQRVDEVHPGAWNLFDWSAAGGVIGAISLFAWFLGYFGQPHILVRFMALRSHHEAVSGRRWNIVWMALCVIGAILTALFAIPLVERGRVSLTNSETAETVFLDSAIGLFPAFVAGLVLAAVLAAIMSTLSSQLVVTASAFVEDLMLLLRRRPLTGRSSLWVSRAAVFVVAVVAALMALNPSESILALVGFAWAGFGAAFGPIVLLSLYWKKLTGYGATASMVVGAAVVLIWPSTPWADLYEIIPGFAAALIVAVLVSLATYSNEPGIDDHFDAAVARSREGLPEDDSELEAPRAAGAASAPAQAGASSAQDADGSARATGAAEGGTPPAPWAHNG
- the hrpB gene encoding ATP-dependent helicase HrpB; translated protein: MMDLDLERLGADLPFAQAVPRLRAALAGHGVAVVEAPPGTGKTTLAPPAAALELGADARSRVVVVQPRRVAAGAAAQRLAQLSGTRLGELSGLTVRGQREVGSGTAIEFVTPGVLIGRLLADPELSGTRAIVLDEVHERGLEIDLLLGMVLELRQLREDLALIVMSATLDAGSFRDLIGQALGLDEVPLVDSRAVEHPLEVRWAPGTGPRLDERGVRREFLDHVARTAHREHERGLAQDPGLDALVFLPGAGEVSHVAARLRELSEAEVLELHGRIPAHEQNLAVAGREPDGRPRIVVSTALAESSLTVPGVRLVIDAGLSREPRRDAVRRMSGLVTVSASRASGRQRAGRAARTGPGAVVRCYDESAWAAMPERAVPEIRTADLTSAALVLSCWGAPGGKGMALLDPPAPRALADAHRTLRSLEALDEDLRPTAVGRRLAGLPLDPRWGRALLVGAQSVEESTAAEIVAAVADDHRAPDGDLAGLLRELRRGQHPGSRRWQAEARRLRSLIAGTAVEPSGESPGPEPQRRRADPEASREPAAHAPADAQEVLGLVVGLAFPERIARRMDERGEQWLLASGTRAGLPRESPLVHEQWLAVADVTRSQASAAAGTGALIRAAAGLERATAERAAGRLHRRELSVRFVDGRARARDVESLGAIELAATPARPDPEQAAEAIGRALEEQGPALLEMSEQALQLRARMAACHRHLGGPWPAMDDDSLGAQAQVWLGPELAALARGASVRSIDTVSALRRLLPWPEASRFEDLAPQRLAVPSGASHRILWPQQWESEEVALTDQEEQAGSGRGQVPQPIVRVKLQECFGLAESPRLLDGRLPVLFHLLSPAGRELAITADLASFWDGPYRQVRAEMRGRYPKHPWPEDPWAAQATARTRRRG
- a CDS encoding 1,4-dihydroxy-2-naphthoyl-CoA synthase; this translates as MNDSSASQLSRQVSEIFDPVQWRTVEGFEDLTDITYHRGVQRGPDGALERDLPWVRVAFDRPEVRNAFRPGTVDELYRVLDHARMSSDVGAVILTGNGPSAKDGGWAFCSGGDQRIRGRDGYRYAEGETAESVDPARAGRLHILEVQRLIRTMPKPVIAAVSGWAAGGGHSLHVVCDLTLASAEHGRFKQTDATVGSFDAGYGSALLARQVGQKNAREIFFLAREYSAQDMHRMGAVNEVVEHSELEATAIEWCRMICAQSPQAIRMLKYAFNLPDDGMVGQQVFAGEATRLAYMTDEAVEGRDAFLGKRDPDWSSYPYYF